One part of the bacterium genome encodes these proteins:
- a CDS encoding alpha/beta hydrolase, protein MLYVFERGSGLAIVMIHGYPLNHTIWENQFSLAERYRLIVPDLPGFGQSSLQNNFAIESYADGIVSILDDRKIEQAVILGHSMGGYILLSLAERYSQRLAGLGLICTQAGSDLGEARTNRFKTIERVQSEGLDFIKTSMSEKLLAPDNFKSRPELSQKLKRIIDTASIEGVASALQAMANRKSHEPLLPAITIPALIISGNDDVLVPQEKSEWMANLLPKSQLIKMEGAGHMAMMEKPAEFNKALEEFLKTLH, encoded by the coding sequence ATGCTCTACGTATTTGAAAGAGGATCGGGACTAGCGATTGTAATGATTCACGGGTACCCGCTGAACCATACGATATGGGAAAATCAGTTTTCGCTAGCCGAACGATACCGCCTCATAGTACCCGATCTCCCAGGTTTTGGCCAGTCCTCACTGCAAAATAATTTCGCTATTGAATCCTATGCCGACGGAATTGTCAGTATTTTGGATGACCGAAAGATCGAACAAGCCGTTATACTTGGACACTCGATGGGTGGTTACATTCTTCTCTCACTGGCTGAACGTTATTCACAGAGACTTGCGGGCTTAGGTTTAATCTGTACGCAGGCAGGTTCCGATTTGGGAGAAGCGCGAACCAATCGATTTAAAACGATCGAACGCGTGCAATCAGAAGGATTAGACTTTATCAAAACATCAATGTCAGAAAAACTCCTCGCACCGGATAATTTCAAATCACGTCCTGAATTATCTCAAAAATTAAAACGTATCATTGACACTGCTTCCATTGAGGGCGTAGCGTCAGCATTACAGGCTATGGCAAACAGGAAAAGCCACGAGCCACTGTTGCCAGCTATTACTATCCCCGCTTTGATTATCTCCGGAAATGACGATGTACTGGTTCCTCAGGAAAAATCGGAGTGGATGGCCAATTTATTACCTAAATCACAATTGATAAAAATGGAAGGAGCTGGCCATATGGCTATGATGGAAAAACCTGCAGAATTTAATAAAGCTCTTGAAGAGTTTCTTAAAACTTTACATTAA
- a CDS encoding ribonuclease HII, with the protein MHDLLMHEYECWSFGHPHVAGVDEAGRGPLAGPVVVAGAIFEKDVIIDGVTDSKQLTESEREEFFEIIQQRALAFHIEIIDHSQIDKINILQASLLGMRRCVEKMHIQPDFVLIDGNMEAFPKSHYYGTRQKAIVKGDSKSFTIAAASILAKVTRDRLMVEYDKIFPQYGFAKHKGYPTPEHIEAIKKHGLSTIHRKTFCAGILNVQFGLF; encoded by the coding sequence ATGCACGATTTACTAATGCATGAATATGAATGCTGGAGTTTCGGACATCCACATGTAGCTGGTGTTGATGAGGCCGGTCGAGGCCCTTTAGCTGGACCGGTGGTCGTGGCCGGGGCGATCTTTGAAAAAGATGTGATCATCGACGGTGTGACCGATTCGAAACAATTGACCGAATCTGAGCGAGAAGAGTTTTTTGAAATTATTCAGCAACGGGCTTTGGCATTTCATATTGAAATTATCGATCACTCCCAGATTGATAAAATTAATATTCTACAAGCGTCGCTGTTAGGGATGCGTCGATGCGTAGAAAAAATGCACATTCAACCTGATTTTGTTTTAATAGACGGGAATATGGAAGCATTTCCCAAATCACATTATTACGGTACGCGACAAAAGGCCATTGTTAAAGGAGATTCAAAAAGCTTTACCATCGCCGCTGCATCCATTTTAGCTAAAGTAACGCGTGACCGGTTAATGGTGGAGTACGATAAAATATTTCCACAATACGGTTTTGCCAAGCACAAAGGTTATCCGACTCCGGAGCATATTGAGGCGATCAAGAAACACGGGCTATCGACGATTCATAGAAAGACTTTTTGCGCTGGTATTTTGAATGTACAATTCGGACTTTTTTAA